GTTTAGGTTTTTCGCTGggagtgaccccatagggaggtgagtaaagaaattttcttaacttTTGTCCTTATTCATAATTTACCCTGATACCTCTCCATACTCTTTAAAGATTTCCATAACCATTTGAAGTGATCTCTTGTTGATACCTCTCCATACTCTTTAAAGATTTCCATAACCATTTGAAGTGATCTCTTGTTCTCTTGACGGATAAGCATGATATCATTTGCATACAAGACATGAGTTGAAAGAAGAGCCTCCATAGTGACTCATAAAGATTTGAATTTTCCTCTTTGAAGGGATGAGGATTGGCCATGATAAGGACATCCGCCACTATACCGAATAATAGAGGAGGTAAAGGATTCCCTTATCTCACGCAGCTTTTGCAATAGAAAAAAGCTATCACCTTTCCATTTACATAGAAACTATCACTGAACCCAAACACTTTAAGAATGTTCAATGGAAACTGTCATTCAAGCGTATCTAACAGAGTTCCAAAACTCTAATGTATattatttacttttctttttttttttgaaacagcAAAAATATATTACCAAAACCCAAGGGCATGAGACATGTCAATATTCCATACAGCATAGTAGTGAGGTTATCAAGCATAAAACACAGCCACAGACCAGCAGCCCAAGACAGAAACCTCAACCAAAATTACTTCACAGCACAGAATTAGATCACAGCAATTacaattcaaaaattgaagataCACACCTAAATTAGATTAACACAATAACAAACTTGCTCCATTAAACTATCCAACTCAAAAATTGCTGGAAGATCAAAAAATCTGGTACACTGCCCGCACGCCGCTGCCAACACCAAATCGCCGCAAAGTACAACCAACATAATGTGGCCAACAACCAGAAGCTCCATCCAATAAACATCCGACCACACAAACTATTGACTCCAAGCAGATAAAATGCTGCCACAGTCACACGAACGAGACTGTCCTGCATTATGCTGCCACACAAACTATGTAAAAGAGCGCCGACATTGATGCAGAACGGCTACTACGACTGATACGCAAAAAACCTCCAAAAACGACCCAAGGCTACATTACTTCAGTTtagaatcaaaataaattaacacGTCACCGAGAAAAAAGAATACTGAAATTTCCTGTGTATCTAACAACACATTGTTGAAAAGAGCACTTCCATCATACAAATAAACAAGTgggaaaaaaaataaaggaatGAGGCTAAGTCTTAACCTTCTAAACAACTTCAATTCTTCCATGCAtcacacaaaaaataaaaattcttagCACACTACTCACAAGTATGGTTATGAAACTGAGTAAGTTAAATTGGAATCAAGCTACGCAGAGCCTCTCCTGCAAGCTCGGACAAATTCATGAGATTCTATGACAATGTAAAACCAAAACAACTCTTATTGCATACTTACATATGATCATCCAAACAATGAGTTTAACAAGGTTGTAAGGACGGCGGGATCCAGTAGAAATCAGAACACACAATTCTGATCTTGTAACTAATAACAGAATAACAAAACACCAATCTGACAATATTGAGAACTTATTCATTATTCATAATCATCTAAACAGTAAGTTTAGTATATTGCTACTTAGAACACCTACAACATGGTTGCTTAGACCATGGGATCTAGTCAACTTAAGAGTATAACAAATAAATCAagaggaaaaaaggaaaaaaggaacaaaaagaaaagaatatcCGGATATAGATTTTCAGTATATCATTAATTGAATCTTGTAAAACTACAACAAGATTTGAATTGTAATGTGAACTGTACCTGTTCTACAAAAAGTGTACTTAAATTACTTATAAAGTTGAAGACTTTCACCTGCCTTTACACAAAAACCAGCAAACTATAACACAGAAAGTTGCTACACTACACATGTTTTCAAAGAAACCTAAAGAGCAACATCAAGAGGGTCATAATGTGCTAAACAAAATGAGTGCTGTAACTTGTTACTGATGAAATTATTCATTGTTCCAATCAGCCTCATCCTTTTTCTTCCAAGCATTCCACCAAGTTCCATCAATAGCGAAATTATTCGTTGTTCCAGTAAGCCCCATCCTTTTTCTTCCAAGCATTCCACCAAGTTCCATCAATAGAGAAATTATTCGTTATTCCAATAAGCCCCATCCTTTTTCTTACAACATTCTACCGAGTTCCATCAATGGCACCTGATGTACTTGAAGTTGGGGTTGTCGATCTACAATTCAAAATGACTTCAATTAAACAggagagtgaaaaagaaaaacatgaaAATAGAACAAAAATACAAAGGAAAATAAATGAATGGATAGATCTCAAAAGTAGTACAGTTATTTATCTTTgttgaaaaacaaaaatattaacttcAATCATGATGCCCCAGGTGACATGAGGATATAATACTAAATATCATATTCTATAAAAATATCATTATCaagtaaagaaataaaataataccACCTCAGGCTGTCTGGCATTAGCATggaattggaacaagaagaataTCTAATTGCAATATATATAGATACGAGGGTTCTAAGCAGGCCAATAAGATCACTCAATTAATTCAGCATACCACCTGTACAAAATGTTGAAGTAAATCTAATTTAATCAAAGTTGATTATCTACATCTATAATGAATCTATTCAAGTTTGTTGATGCGCGTCTCATAGATTTGTTTCCCACTTCCACCATTCATTATGTTACATTCAAATTCTTTTCGAACATAAATAATGTACTACTTTGCAAAATGAGGATTATTTCATGCTTAAGCTTAAGACAACCCAATAAAGAATATCCAAGAGAGGATGAATGTCTTCATGGGAGATACATCATCTAGCTACTCAACTCTAAAGAAAATGCATCTTCTGGATTatattaaacataaaaacaaaacaaattcatTTCATAAGTAATCATTCAACAATCAAATCAAAATCATCGTAAGAAAACAATCACACGACATATTATACGACatacacatattaacataaattcAATCAAGTAATTTTTCAAATAGAAACTTACTTTCAACGAATagaaaccaaactttcaacataaTCCTTGCAAAAGGCCCATCGCGGTTTATTGGTAACTATCTCTACTCTATTATTTGTCCAATCATAGATAATAGCTAGCAGGTCTCGCTTGTTTGCCAATACCAAAGTATTCATATCCTGAGAAATGTGCAACGGCAACCAGCATCCAATGTGTTGAAGATTTTGATATTTAATTCTATAGAGTTGAGTCCAAGACTCTCCAACCCCAAACTCCTTCATCTGCCATATAACCAAACAAGTCTGTTTGAAATCATGACAAAAACAAAGAGACTCCAGCAACACAGAAATAGTCGGCTCAATCAACGGCACTTCCTCCAAACCCTGCGGAGGCATTAACTCCACGTGTCTCTCAGCACCCAAATCAAGCGAAATGATCACAAATTGATCAAGAATAATATCACTACTATGATAAAACCTATCCGCAGAGTAACAATTTTGTAGCGCCAGCCAATTAAGACTCCCATTCAAATAAACACCATGATTCTCACTTGGAAGAGTTAACCGGAGAGGTCCAACCGGAAAACCTTGAATATCTCCCCAAACATTATCCTTCAAACTAAAAACTCTCACCTCTGTTCTCAATTGAGTTTCGTTGTCACCATTTTCACCACCAATCACTCGTAACGCGGCTACTTTATAATTATCAGTTAAACTATCATAACCAAATGCATATCTAGAGAAAAAATAACGATGCTTGCAATAATCCTTAAAATACCCTAATTTCCTAGATAAAGTACTTGTAGCTGGATTATAGAAATTGAGCCAGCAATCTCTGTAGCTACCGGTGAAACTAGAATAATGAGCAAAACAGAGCAACCCGTTACAAGAACCAACCAACCAGTAATGGACAGTGTCTAACAAAGGATGGAAAGGCTTCTCCGGAACGGTGATAAGAGGATTATCGAGAAAACTGTTGATAGGGAGAGTGACGAAACGGAAATCTGCTACGGATTTTCCTGAGACGAGTGTGAGTTGAGGGTTTTGCTCGGATCGACGGAGATGCATTTTGATAAAGGTGGGATCGGAAATGAGGGAGTTGAAGAACTTACTGACGCTTTTCATTTGCATGAGAGATTTGACGGGAAGGAAGGAGAGGACTTCTGCCATGATTTCGTCGGGGAGGATAGGTGGTGACGACGGAGAGCTGGGCGGACGGCGAGATTGAGAGGGACGGAGATCCATTTTCGCGTGAGGAAAGTGGCGGAGATGGAGACTCGATGGATTGAAAGTTGGATAGCTGTACTGTGTGCTGTGCCTGTACCACATTTGtcctttttttttatagaaagttGTTTTAATGttctagaataaaaataatttaaaaatatatattaattatgcaATTATAGAATGAATCTAAAAATGTTATAGATAAGATCAAACAaaacaattatttaattattttaaaattataaacattAATACCTTTTACCTAAAATTTTGTTAAAATTCatgagtatttaaaaatttaccTATGAAAGTAGAATCTTAAGCACTAagtttaaaaacttaaaaatgtataatttattattgaaaataatattttgacttaattttaaaagaatatttttatatttaattatttaactaatattTTAAGTGTAAGAGTTaaaattaacaacaacaaaaaaatagttATAAAAAACGTTTATTAAAGAATATTTATAATGAGATTGaaagaatttttttcttttttatcaaaGATTGAGAGAATATTTATCTCAACATGAACTTTAAGCACTATAACAATGAACTTATTTAATGATAGAAATCCCTATTTATTTGTCAAAAGAAATTAGGCATTGCAATAGGAAGGGATGGAGCGAATTTAAGCATTATCAATTGTTGGAACGAAATCTGttcatattttttgaattttgatgataataaagtACTTAAAGAACAATACCGTCTAATATCATTTGCTTAAGTGTGCATGATCATTAAGCTGGTATTTAACTTAAAGAAGCAAAATAATTCAGATTCTAATTGATCAGAATTTGGTTTTCAAATGGAACCTCGGCACCAAAATTGACTTAGACTCTGATAAGCTAGAGATGCAATACAACACCTTTTGGTCTGTACTCTGTGTAAAATTAGCTCCATCTTGTCAAACTACCAGAATTATGGAGAAAGTCAATTAGAAGTTTTAGAACAAGGCTCAAGGTTGTATGAAACGTTTTCTTTTGTCTACTCTAGCATGCCTAGGGACGCCACACTTGAGAAAGACATAATGGATAAAGAGTTTACTCAGAAGATGAAAGTCCTAATCGTACCATTCCAACGTCTCTCTCTCTTCGAAACCGCTTCTTCAGCAAAGAAACTTGTACAAGAAAGCTTCCAACGTCTCTTTTGTTCTCTGAGTTCTCTCTATATAAGGAGCAAAAGACtcaaaagaagacaacaacaagaatacATACAACAAAGAACATGAAATGTTTCGCGCTCTAAGTTTCATACATAATTGTTGTACTGTACATAGATATGAGAGTTTATTACACATGTATATCAAAGAAATCCCAAGTAACAAGATCTTTGCTTGTGTTGTATAATTTGTACCTCTAATTGTATATGAGGTACATCTTGTTGTAATCctaaacaatttttttagaatttgtaaAAGTTTCAAACGGTGTGTTTGAGCAAGGAAAACTCAAACTGAGTGTTTGAGCAAGGAAGTCTCTTTTAAATGTGATTGAGCAAGAAAGTCCTGAACTGTGAGTTTAGGAAAGAAAGTCTCTTTTAGTTGTTATTGAGCAAGGATGTCCTGAACGGGCGTGTTTAGGAAAGCAAGTCTCTTTCAGAATGATTAAGCATAAAGTCTTAGACTGGTGTGTCTAAGCAAGTTGTAATAAGGTTCTAATTATAGTGAAAAGCTCTTGTGTGACAAGGGGATTGAACTACTCTCTTTATAGAGGAACCAGAATAATTCTTGTGTAAGATTTACTTATTGCTTCAGCACTTTAATTTATTTCGTTGTTGCTTCTCTAGCTTAGAATTTGAACTTGGTCAGATTTAGaagttgttgttttgaaaaaggcAAAAGTTATCAAATGCACAATTCAGCCCCTCAttcttgtgtatttttctcaCCTTTTTTGGTATCATAGCATCGTATGTGCTTAATACTTAACAGTGGTAAAAAAAAAAGATCCTAAAGAGAAAAGTGTACTATATGGGGAATATTGATGATAGCCATGTTACTGGCACTAGTATTCCACATGATTATAGTGCTTCTGAAAAGAGTCAATATTCTGCTAAACCGCCTTCATTCAGTGTTGATTCAACTCACTTTGAATGGTAGGAGAGAAAAATAAACACACATTATTGGGTTTGATGATGATCTTTGGGATATCCTTGAGGATGACATATATATTCAAGTAAATGGTGTGAGAATGTTTGCTGACATAAAACTTCTCGCACCAGCTCAAAAGAAAGTGTACAAAAAACACCACATAGTAAGAGATATTATTGTTGTACCTCACTCTTAATACATAAAGATCTTAGATAAATCAACTTCCAAGATTATCTTTGAAATCATTATGTGCTACCTGTGAAACTAATCAGCAGGTGAAAGAATCTAAGGCCAATATTCTAGTTCAACAGTATGAATTCTTCAAAAttaaggatgatgaagatattgaaacCATGATCTTAAGGTTTCAAATTCTTGTATCACGCCTTCAGGTTTTGAACAAGAGTTATACTTCTGCAGATCATGTCAAGATGATTCTAAGGAGTCTTCCTGTGAGATTCAGACCTAAAGGTACAGCTATTCAGGAAGTTAAAGACCTGAATACTTTAAGTCTTGAAAGTCTTATTAGCAACCTTCAGAGCCATGAAATGGAACTGAATAGAGACGAGCCTGTGAAGATATCCAAATCACTGGCTTTAAAATATGCTGCTAAGAAATCTAGTGGTAAAGCTTCTAGATCCCAAGAGTCAATAAATCAGAAAAAGATTATGATGAAGGAGTTTCTGATGATAACccagatgatgaggaaatggcaTTATCATTAAGAGATTTCAACATCTAGCCAAAAGGAAAAAGAGATTCTATGGTAGTAGTAATGGCTTCATAGAATCTAGTTCAAGAGACAAAAATGATGACCAAAAGATATGCTACAACTGCAACAAACCTGGTCTTCAAATTTAATTGTTCTGATCTATAGAAGGACAAGTCAAAGAAAGGAAGCTTTTAGAATGACAATTTCATAAACAAATTCAAGAAAAGTCTAATTGCAACATGGGATGAACTTGAAAATGAAGGAAGTTCTGACAAAGATGAAGGATAAGTAAATCTAGTGTTAATGGCTCTCACATCATCTGATGTAGAATCTAAATCCTACTCTAGTTCAAAATTAGACGAAGAAATTGAGGTATTTTCTAACTTATCTCGTTCTGATCTTATTTCCTTCATTCAAGACCTCATGAATCGTTGCAAAGACAAAGCAAGACACATGAAAATCTTATAAAGAGATCATGATCTTTTGAAAGAAGAGTTAAAAATGTCTCAAGACAAATTTGAATCTCTTGAAAAAGATCATAAGGCTCTCTTAGATAAAGCTTCTGATAAAACAATATATGAGCATGAAGCGGCTCTTCAAAGTTTTATCACAACAGGTCTTGAGATAACTAAACTTGCTTCCATGATCTATGGAATATATAAGAGCAAAGGAGAATATGGGTTATAATGAAGAATGCTTCAATGTTCAACTTCTAAAGAAATCCTCATATCCTTCTTCTTCAAGCAATGCTCAAACAACGCTAAAAATTTATTTTGTGTCTGCTTTTGGTAAAGGTAAAAATCTAACCCAATCAAAATCTAACATTGCTGATTTAAAAGAGTTGAATAAATCTACACATGAGACCTCAAAATCAAGAGTTCCGAAGAAGTCAATTCTCAAAAATCTGTAATTAAAGGTTAAGTATAAATTTTGAGTGCTACTAAAGAAGAAACTTTACTTGATTAATATAAgtctattatttaatttatattttgtatcttaatttatttattactttATATTTTCTGCACTGTTATCTTattgaatatatatttgatttaatttagatATCATTGAACATGTTGTTTAAAAGAATGTTGTTTTATGTCTATTCACATgactttatatttaaaatttaggaACAATGATTCATTGTATTTTGTGGGGTGATTTTGACTATGCATCAATTTATGGAGAGCCGCCAATCATCCAAGTTAGTTGTCATGATACTTCAACTTTGCAAGttgaaaatatactttggttagtAATGATTTTGGTTAGTAATGATTTTGGTtagtaataattttttatgatCTTATATTATAGTTAGTATTAAATTTGtgtaattaaatttaatagaGTTGTTTTAGTATTAACTAATGATACTATTTTTATAATAAGGGGTTATGAGAGTATCTAACACTTTTTGTGGAATTAAATTAATGTTGAATGATGATGTGTTAGATATTGTTGAGTATAGATTCAAGTAAGTTGATCAATAAGTTGAACATATTATAATTTGGGAAGAAAAAATATGTTCACCAAGTTTAAACTTATTAGCTTATATTTACTAAATTTATAGGATGAATGAGACTGAAGTTAAGTTGAACTCACTCAACTTATTATTCAAATGAGTGGTCCAACAATAGTTTCTTTATAAGATGATTTGATGCAAACAACGAGGATGACCATTGATGTTTGATTGAATTGTCAgcattgtttcttttgaactttcaaatcacaaattaaGATCTAAAGTTGGAGTTCCGGTCTTACTACTGAGAAATATAGACATATCTTTAGGATTGTGTAATGGCATCCGGTTGATAATTACAAAAATGGTAATGCATGTGCTTGAAGAAAAAATTATATCTAATAGAAATATTGGTGAGAAAATTTGTATTCCACAATTATCAGTGATTCCTtcaaataaaagacttccttTCAAATTTCAGCATCAGCAATTTCCATTGATTGTTTCATTCACTATGACTATCAAAAAGAGTAAAGGTTAGTCACTTAAACATGTTGGAGTGTATCTGATCTAATCAATTTTCTTTCATGGATAACTATACTATGACTATCAAAAAGAGTAAAGATTAGTCACTTAAACATGTTGGAGTGTATCTGATCTAATCAATTTTCTTTCATGGATAACTATATGTTACACTATCTAGAGTTACTTCAAGAATAGACTCAAAGATATTAATAACTGACGATGTAGGTGAAGATTCAAATGTAACTCAAAATGTAGTTTACAAAAGAGTTTaatggtagtgcactgacagtgtaaactaactttacacatacatccaatcaaaatccttacacttgtcatgtcatattagtttttttgaattaaaattatgttttaattggatacatggttgtgattggttgacagtgtaaatatattttacactgtcagtgcatattccTTTTTCTCTTTACAAAAAGTGTTTCAGAATATTAAAAGTTAGtagattatttaaataaaacaatgtaattttttatatgatatttaaaacttttctatttttatttatgcgTTATTTCATTCCGCAGAACTATTTGTTTCATTCATGAGAttgcatttaatttttatttacaaGTTTCAGTAAGATTATCAATAAAAGCAAGTTTGACCCCCACCCCCACCCAATTTGTTTTACCATTTTTCTGTACATCATTCTTTTGCACAATATTGAACTAGTCAAATATTTAAAAGCACAATTCTATTCCCAAGCACTTCACAATCTCCTTCCACAATTTGGAAAATGTCAGATACTTGAATACCTCAAACAAAAGTTGAACAAGTTATTCATGATGCAACTATTCTTATAAAAGAAAGTATATCACTTTTTAAGTTTAACTTCAAAGTTTAACTTCAAAACTCTACTGTATGTATTATATACTATTACACTACTCACAAGCATGGTTATGAAATTGAGTAAGTTTAATTGGAATTAAGCTAACCAGAGGCTCTCCTGCGAGCACAGACAAAGTAATGAGATTCTATAACAAGGTAAAAACAAAACAACTCTTATTGCATACTTACATATGATCATCCAACCAATGAGTTTAATACATTGAAACTTAGAACATCTTTAACAAGGTTGCCTAGACCGCGAAATCTAGTAGAGATCAGAACATGCAATTCTCATCTAGTAACTGTAACGGAATAACTCAACACTAAACTCACATAATATTAAAAGAAGTTGTTCATcatctatatataatattaaaagaatCATAAGCATTATAAACAAACACGTCTCTCTACAGTGTAATCAGTTTCAATCAATGAAATCATTCTTTCACTTTTACATAATATGAATTCCTCTTTCTCTCGGCACTTCCTAATTCATAGTTACATCAATACCACTCATTCATAGGGCTCCAGAAAATCATCAAGTTACTGCATTCCCCATTCAATAATTAAAGCACCCGTAAGCAAAAGCAAATACTGAAAGGTCGTGTCCTATAAATTTTTAACATATTACTAACAAAGAACACTTTTATCAGACAATTAAATAATGCAGAAAAAAATATGGACGTGACCAAGTCCTAAATCTTCTAAACAGCAAATTCTTCCACACAGTATCCAAACAACTAAAAATTCTTAGCCCGACACTCAAGGGAGCGGTTATGAAATGAAGCAAGTTTAATTGGAGCCAAGTTAATCAGAGCCTCCCATGCAAACAAATGAAAAAGAAGACTCTATAAGCAATGTAAAAACAAAACAAGCCTTTTCACATAATTACCAATAATCATCTAAACAGTAAGTTTAGTATATTGCAACGTTTTTTATTTGTGATTGATGAGGGCCGGAGCCCGAAAAAGAAGAGAGTTACACAGTCCTCATAGAGGAACTCCCAATTTTATCCGCTACATAATGCACCACAACATCTTGAGGgcaattatcaaaataagctgaacCTATTCTATTACTACTTCCCATTTTAGGAAGAGTTGGCACTGCAATTCGCCTCTCGATACACATGAAAAATGCAAAACTCCAACACTTTTTGAAGCTCCCTTATGATAAGCTGAAGTAAATTCGTACCTGCTCCCAAGTGTCTTAGTGAATCCCTGAATCCAAGTGTCATCACTGCTCCTCATTAAGCCTCCACAGCTTGCCAAGCCAGCATGATTTACTGACCCATCCGAGTTGAGAGTTGTCCAGTCACCACTAACAGGACTCCAATGAACTTGCTTCACCTCTTTCTTCCTTGCTGCAATCTTGTTGTTCAGCTCTAAGCTCCTAAAGTAATACTGCACCTTATCCTCAATATCTTTTGCTAAGTTATGCGGCATGACACAATCATCCACATACATTCTTTGGCTCCTCCAATACCAAAGCAAGTGATAAGTTGTAGCCCCCAAAGCCTTCCAATTACCACTCTAGTTATTGCTGATGTCCCTGATGAAATTATCCATTGTTCCATTAAGCATCATCCTTTTTCTTCCAAGCACTCCACCATGTTCTATCAATACTATAGCACCAGATGTGCTTGAATTTGGGGTTGTTGATCTATAATTCAAAACGACTACAGTTAAACAAGAGAGTGAAAAATAAAAACAGGAAAATAGAACAAaagtaaaaagtaaaataaatgaaTGGATAGATCACAAAAGTAAAGCTATTTATCTTTGttgaaaaacaaaatattagCTTCAATCAAGATGATACGGGTGACACGAGGTTATAATACAAAAAATTAGATTCTATACAAATATCATTATCaagtaaagaaataaaataataatacatCTGGTGGCATTAGCATGGATGTcgaattggaacaagaagaataTCTAATTTCAaaacatatatttataattaaaatatacataGATACGAGAGTTCTAAGCAGGGATATAAGATCACTCAAATAAATCAGCATACCACTTGTACAAAATGTAATTTAGTCAAAGTTGAAACTTAACTCTTCTTATCTACCAATATATCTACAAATATAATGAATCCATTCAAGTTTGCTGATGTGCATCTCGTAAATTTGTTTCCCACTTTGACCTTTCATTACGTTCATTCAAGTTCTTTTCAAACTTAAATAATGGATTACATTCCAAAATGAGGATTATTTCATGCTTAATCTGTGTTTAAAATGTTTTCAAGACCAACCCAATAAAGAATATCCAAAAGAGGATGAATGTCTTCTTGGGAGATACATGTTCTAGCTACTCCAATCTAAAGAAAATGCATCTTCTATCTTATGATAAACATTAAACCAAACCAAATTCATTCAATCAGTAAGCATTCAACAATCAAATCAAAGTCATCATAAGAAAATAATCACAATATGTTATACAACATACACATACTAACATAAATTCAATCAAGTAAATCTTCAAATAGAAACTTACTTTCATCGAACtgaaaccaaactttcaacataaTCCTTGCAAAAGGCCCATCTCGGTTTATTGGTAACTATCTCTACTCTATTATTTTCCCAATCATATATAGCTAGCAGGCCTCGCTTGTTTGCCAATACCAAAGTATTCTTATTCTCATAAATGTGCAAAGGCAACCAGCATCCAGTGTGTTGAAGATTTTGATATTTAATTCTATAGAGTTGAGTCCAAGACTCTCCAACCCCAAATTCCTTCATCTGCCATATAACCAAA
The Vicia villosa cultivar HV-30 ecotype Madison, WI linkage group LG6, Vvil1.0, whole genome shotgun sequence genome window above contains:
- the LOC131609266 gene encoding F-box/kelch-repeat protein At3g23880-like gives rise to the protein MWYRHSTQYSYPTFNPSSLHLRHFPHAKMDLRPSQSRRPPSSPSSPPILPDEIMAEVLSFLPVKSLMQMKSVSKFFNSLISDPTFIKMHLRRSEQNPQLTLVSGKSVADFRFVTLPINSFLDNPLITVPEKPFHPLLDTVHYWLVGSCNGLLCFAHYSSFTGSYRDCWLNFYNPATSTLSRKLGYFKDYCKHRYFFSRYAFGYDSLTDNYKVAALRVIGGENGDNETQLRTEVRVFSLKDNVWGDIQGFPVGPLRLTLPSENHGVYLNGSLNWLALQNCYSADRFYHSSDIILDQFVIISLDLGAERHVELMPPQGLEEVPLIEPTISVLLESLCFCHDFKQTCLVIWQMKEFGVGESWTQLYRIKYQNLQHIGCWLPLHISQDMNTLVLANKRDLLAIIYDWTNNRVEIVTNKPRWAFCKDYVESLVSIR